Genomic window (Propionibacteriaceae bacterium ZF39):
TCCATAGCTTAGAGAGCGCACCATCAGAATCATTACTGCGCCCACTGCCCCCAAGTCGTCTGGGCCGACTTGCCAGAGGAGGCTGATGCCCGCAAGCACGGCAGCATAGGCCAATGACATATATACGTAAGGAAGCGAGTTTTGCAAGATCTGGGTTTGCCTCTGGGTTGCAGTCGCATCAGCGGTTAGCCTATCAATACGTTTCTCAAATGCTGATTCGGCGCCAAATGTCTGCATTTCTAACCCTAGCGAGCCGAATTCTGAGATCGCGTTGGCGAAGCTTAGGTTTGCCTGGGCGTTGGCTGCGGAACGTTTTCTGATTCGGCGGCGGAGGGGAGTCAAGATCGCTCCGACCCCAGCCAGAGCGAGAAGCACGGCAGCGGTGGCGGCCGGGTGCATCAAGAGACCCGTGCTGAGGAAAGCAATGAGGCTCAAGCCCGCAGTGAGAGAGTTCGCGAGCGTAGAGATGGAGTTCGTCACTCGTCCGACAAATGAGGTCAGTAGTTCTTGTAGGCGCCCTGCGGGTTCCGATTGCTGGACTGCCCAAGAAGTGCGAAGGTAGGCGTGAGCGAGCTCGTTGCGCTGGTTGGTAGTCACTTCACCTACTAGGTCGGCGGAAACACGAACGCCGCTGAGGCTGAAGATAAGTCGAACCGCCAACGCACTGGCCGCGAAAATTAATGCGATCGGCACACCAAGGGAGCGGCCGAAAACAGGTCCTACGGTTGTGGTGCCACCGACCAAAGCCATCGCGATGCTTGTAACCATGACAATGAAGAGCGCCTCGAGTAGCGCTCCGGCAAACGACAGGAACGAGAGAAGAGTTATCCTTCCCTTGTGTTGTGCCACGAGATTGGCTAGAACGGCGGGACGCTTGGTCGCCGTCTCGTGGGTCTTGTTGTTACTTGGGGTCACCGCTCTGCCTTCCCTGTTCGTTCTGTCAGTCGGGTTAATAGGTCTCGCCATCGTCGAGCCGTGGATTCAATAGTGAAGTGAGCTCTCGCTCGTCGGAGTGCTGCATCGGCAAGGTTGAGCTGCTGGACGGGATCCGCGATGAGGTCGGACAAGGCTTTTACCAGTGACTCGGGGTGATCGGAGACGAGCAGTCCTGTCTGGCCGTGAATAACTACATCGCCGACCCCAGCTGCTCTGGTCGAAACGACTGGGAGGCCGCTGAGAGCAGCCTCTATAAGGACGCCAGGCATGCCCTCGGTATCGGTTTCGCTGGTCAGGACTAGCGCACTAGTCCGTCGCATCAAATCCGGCACGTCCCCTCGACGCCCAAGCATCTCCACACCAGCCCGAGCAGCTGGGGTCGCCAATTGGGCACGCATTGGTCCGTCGCCCACCAAGAAGGCGTCGAGCTCCACACCGCGCTCCCGCAACAGCCGGACTGTATCGATGAAAAGATCGGGCCGTTTCCCTTTCTCGAGTTGTCCTACCCACAGCAGAGTGGTTCCGGTTTTCTCCGCGTGCGTATGAGAAGGGAAGTAGAGCATTGAGTCGCGTCCGTTTGGAATGACCGAAACCCGTTCTTGAGGCACTCCGAAAACGGTTTTGACCTGAGCTGCCACATCCTGTGACACCCCCACAATCTCTACGGCGATTTGGGCCAAGAAGGTGTAGAGGCGACGCCTGAACGGACGGCTCAACTCGATTGACGACAGTCCGAGCTTGTAATAGACGACTGGGACCTGGCCCGCGGAAGGGATGGCGTATTTCAGTGCTTCTCCGCCGTGGGCAACTATCACATCGAATCGTCTGCAGCGGATCAGCTGTCGGAGACGGTGTACAGCACGGGGATCCAGAACACGCCGGCTCGGCCCAGAAGGAACCTCCAGCTTCATGTCCGCGCGTGCTGCGCCCGGTTCGCTTGCGAAAAGTGTCACGAGGAGGTGTTCTTGTTTTGGGTCGTCCCGGAGGGCATCTCGCAGCTGGCCGGCGTACATCTGTGCGCCGCGATTCTGATCGTGGGGGAGCACGTGCAGAACGCGGAGCCTCTCGGGGCCGGGCGCGGAATCGAGCTGCAGCCCCCGGCTTTCCGCTATGGACCTATAAGTGTCCAGCGATGTCTGCGCGATTTTCCGTTGGTCGAACTCCTGGTGGGCACGGTCGCGCGCTGCGTTGCCGAGACGATTCCGCAGACCGCGATCGCTCAGGAGTCGCCTGATGCCGTCTGTGAGGCGGGGGCCGTCCTGGGGCGGCACCAACAGGAGGTGCTCCTCATGTGTCCCGATCTCGCGACAACCCCGGATATCGGTGAGGACCATTGGTTTCCCGCAGGCAGCCGCCTCCATGGAGGCGCGGGAAAACCCTTCGCGGTAGGTGGCTAGCGCGAAGATGTCCAGCGCCGCGTAGACGGACGGCATGTCGGTGCGTTCGGAGACGAACTGGATGGCGTTCTGGTGGGGGACTGTTGTCGCTGACTCGGTGTCATCCTCCGGGCCAACCCAGATGAACCTGGCCCGATCGCCAAGCGCCGCGGCTGCTTCGGCGTACTCGGCTAGGCCTTTTTCACGGACCCGACGCCCGATAGTGCCGACCAAGATCTCGTCGTCGGCGACTCCGAGTTCGGCGCGCACGCGGGCCCGCCCCTCGGGGTCGGGAACAAACCGCGTGAGGTCAACGCCGTTGCCGACCACCTTCCATCGATCCTTCTTGAGGAAACGTTGCAGGGTCTTGGCGTCCTGGGCGTTCTGGAACAACTCGAAGTGGGAGAATCGGGCTGCGAAAGCCTCCATGCCGATC
Coding sequences:
- a CDS encoding ABC transporter ATP-binding protein; translation: MTPSNNKTHETATKRPAVLANLVAQHKGRITLLSFLSFAGALLEALFIVMVTSIAMALVGGTTTVGPVFGRSLGVPIALIFAASALAVRLIFSLSGVRVSADLVGEVTTNQRNELAHAYLRTSWAVQQSEPAGRLQELLTSFVGRVTNSISTLANSLTAGLSLIAFLSTGLLMHPAATAAVLLALAGVGAILTPLRRRIRKRSAANAQANLSFANAISEFGSLGLEMQTFGAESAFEKRIDRLTADATATQRQTQILQNSLPYVYMSLAYAAVLAGISLLWQVGPDDLGAVGAVMILMVRSLSYGQQMATSSAALAANAPFLGNVRETVDRYLSTPSATGAARPESLLPIEAANVGFSYSDRLALTKVTFRLAPGESLGIIGPSGAGKSTLAQLLLGIRHPSFGSLTANGIPISEIDRTWWSERVSFVAQDPLLFTGTVAENIRFFRSGIENDDLVEAARRANILADIEALPHGFDTHLGERGNQLSGGQRQRLSIARALATNPEFLVLDEPTSALDGRSESLIRTTLAELRGTMSIVIIAHRMSTLDICDRIMVIEHGEMTGLGPPKSLRSRNKFYQQALSVAGITQ
- a CDS encoding glycosyltransferase; the protein is MSLALLLATELQVDVEAGHETFGISAAGPYVDRVQQLGVRHVPIRSLTRKWNLGSDLRAFVELVRTLRRLKLDVLHTHNPKTGVMGRIAGRLVGIPVVVNTCHGLWARPQDPRTKRVFVIGMEAFAARFSHFELFQNAQDAKTLQRFLKKDRWKVVGNGVDLTRFVPDPEGRARVRAELGVADDEILVGTIGRRVREKGLAEYAEAAAALGDRARFIWVGPEDDTESATTVPHQNAIQFVSERTDMPSVYAALDIFALATYREGFSRASMEAAACGKPMVLTDIRGCREIGTHEEHLLLVPPQDGPRLTDGIRRLLSDRGLRNRLGNAARDRAHQEFDQRKIAQTSLDTYRSIAESRGLQLDSAPGPERLRVLHVLPHDQNRGAQMYAGQLRDALRDDPKQEHLLVTLFASEPGAARADMKLEVPSGPSRRVLDPRAVHRLRQLIRCRRFDVIVAHGGEALKYAIPSAGQVPVVYYKLGLSSIELSRPFRRRLYTFLAQIAVEIVGVSQDVAAQVKTVFGVPQERVSVIPNGRDSMLYFPSHTHAEKTGTTLLWVGQLEKGKRPDLFIDTVRLLRERGVELDAFLVGDGPMRAQLATPAARAGVEMLGRRGDVPDLMRRTSALVLTSETDTEGMPGVLIEAALSGLPVVSTRAAGVGDVVIHGQTGLLVSDHPESLVKALSDLIADPVQQLNLADAALRRARAHFTIESTARRWRDLLTRLTERTGKAER